A portion of the Limosilactobacillus reuteri genome contains these proteins:
- a CDS encoding sensor histidine kinase, with product MKLMYRLMLSFFAIILTLMMIVSISFINVTNNTMYHNTWQQLKSYSDSLIQDSIRYNMATQSFEGFATESLNSNANLLTRQNVHFAIYDTTHRKIFASNGFAPSMSKSDWKKLKKGETVCTKLITPKINSRVSKGASPRMTEVSRPYFYKGKMIAVVSIATFVSTIEQNMHQIKINLIMALLTASLVTLAVSYFLARSINKRIDRLRMATHQIAQGNYNVEVDDNGRDEVADLGRSFNQMTASLRESQQEIRRQEERRRQFMANAAHEMRTPLTTINGILEGLQYDAIPEEDKKHSIQLMQNDTRRLIRLVNDNLDYEKIRTNQIAMERKVFDASAVLENLREQLAKKAKEKKDTLHLDVEKNLRVYADYDRFVQIMFNIIQNAIQFTDNGIIDIRGKRVEKGSQFEVQDNGIGMTPEQLENIWERYYKADRSRMNTKYGESGLGLAIVRQLVLLHGGKIAVKSQYGKGTTFTIFFPDREYAPHNIQLTNNKDKK from the coding sequence ATGAAATTAATGTATCGGTTGATGCTTTCATTTTTTGCGATTATTTTGACGCTAATGATGATTGTTAGTATTTCGTTTATCAATGTGACTAACAACACTATGTATCACAATACGTGGCAACAATTGAAAAGTTATTCTGATAGTTTAATTCAGGATTCTATTCGTTACAATATGGCAACCCAAAGTTTTGAAGGGTTTGCTACAGAATCATTAAATAGCAATGCCAATCTTTTAACACGTCAAAATGTTCACTTTGCAATCTATGATACAACTCACCGGAAAATCTTTGCCAGTAACGGCTTTGCTCCGAGTATGAGTAAAAGTGATTGGAAAAAATTAAAAAAGGGAGAAACCGTTTGTACTAAACTAATTACTCCTAAAATTAATTCACGAGTATCGAAGGGGGCTTCTCCACGAATGACCGAAGTTTCACGACCATATTTTTATAAAGGGAAGATGATTGCGGTAGTTTCAATTGCAACCTTTGTATCGACGATTGAGCAAAATATGCATCAAATAAAGATTAACTTAATAATGGCGTTACTGACTGCTAGTCTTGTAACGCTTGCAGTTAGCTACTTCTTGGCACGGTCAATTAACAAACGAATTGATCGATTACGGATGGCTACTCATCAAATTGCCCAAGGAAATTACAATGTTGAAGTGGATGATAATGGGCGTGATGAAGTGGCAGACCTTGGTCGGAGTTTTAACCAAATGACCGCTTCGCTACGTGAATCGCAACAAGAAATTCGCCGGCAAGAGGAGCGGAGACGCCAATTTATGGCCAATGCAGCCCATGAAATGCGGACGCCATTAACAACTATTAATGGCATTCTTGAAGGGTTACAGTATGATGCGATTCCAGAAGAGGACAAAAAGCATAGTATTCAATTAATGCAGAACGATACTCGCCGTTTAATTCGCTTGGTTAATGATAATTTGGATTATGAAAAGATTCGCACTAACCAAATTGCGATGGAACGAAAAGTATTTGATGCATCGGCAGTACTCGAAAATTTACGAGAGCAGTTAGCAAAAAAAGCCAAAGAGAAAAAGGATACTCTGCACTTGGATGTAGAAAAGAATTTACGGGTATATGCAGACTATGATCGGTTTGTACAGATTATGTTCAATATCATTCAAAACGCAATCCAATTCACTGATAACGGAATTATTGACATTCGTGGAAAACGTGTGGAAAAGGGAAGCCAATTTGAAGTTCAAGATAATGGGATTGGGATGACCCCTGAACAACTTGAAAATATCTGGGAACGATACTATAAGGCTGATCGTTCACGGATGAATACTAAGTACGGGGAATCCGGCTTAGGGCTTGCGATTGTGCGGCAGTTAGTTCTCCTTCATGGAGGAAAAATTGCCGTAAAAAGTCAGTATGGTAAGGGGACAACATTTACAATCTTTTTCCCTGATCGTGAATATGCTCCTCATAACATTCAACTTACAAATAATAAAGATAAAAAGTAA
- a CDS encoding LysM peptidoglycan-binding domain-containing protein has translation MISKKNFAKVSATLGAVALGVSATATAANADTIYTVQSGDTLSGISYKFAKDNSMVNDLAKKNNIQDINKIYVGQKLIIKSDGEIQEYNAQNAANANVADNNTQATQQQAAQAQAQSQASQSYTSNASGSEAAAKAWIAARESGGNYGATNGQYIGKYQLSASYLNGDYSAANQERVADQYVASRYGSWQNAQAHWQANGWY, from the coding sequence ATGATTTCTAAGAAAAACTTTGCTAAAGTATCTGCTACTCTTGGTGCAGTGGCCTTAGGTGTTAGTGCAACGGCTACTGCTGCTAATGCCGACACTATCTACACCGTACAAAGTGGTGACACACTTTCAGGTATTTCTTACAAATTCGCAAAAGACAACAGTATGGTCAACGATCTTGCTAAGAAGAACAATATTCAAGATATTAATAAGATTTACGTTGGTCAAAAGTTAATCATCAAGAGCGATGGTGAAATTCAAGAATACAACGCTCAAAACGCAGCTAATGCAAATGTAGCTGACAACAATACTCAAGCTACTCAACAACAAGCTGCACAAGCACAAGCTCAAAGTCAAGCTAGCCAAAGCTATACTTCAAATGCTTCAGGTTCAGAAGCTGCTGCTAAGGCTTGGATTGCCGCTCGTGAATCTGGTGGTAACTACGGTGCTACTAACGGTCAATACATTGGTAAGTACCAATTATCAGCATCATACCTTAATGGTGACTACTCAGCAGCTAACCAAGAACGGGTTGCTGACCAATACGTTGCAAGTCGTTACGGTTCATGGCAAAATGCTCAGGCTCACTGGCAAGCTAACGGCTGGTACTAA
- a CDS encoding Cof-type HAD-IIB family hydrolase, with protein sequence MIKMVALDLDNTLLNSNKEISQRNERVLKRLHQQGIKVVLCTGRPINAIWPYIEQLGLTDPEDYTITFNGGLVINNGSREHLFEWGMKKSDLMPLFSYVKSKKIPLNILDFERVYELNDYPGSIYRTVLKNIEFRALPMSDVPEITYSKAVMAITPEKLSSIIKELPAELKAQYHAVQSQPMIMEFLPKKLNKAVGLKALLDHFGDDFSNLMTFGDADNDLEMIEAAAQGIVMENGLPNVKAVATAITDTNDNDGVARYCERYFATLL encoded by the coding sequence ATGATTAAGATGGTTGCGTTAGACCTCGATAATACGCTTTTAAACAGTAATAAAGAAATTAGTCAACGTAATGAACGTGTCTTAAAGCGATTACACCAACAGGGAATTAAGGTAGTGCTTTGTACGGGCCGGCCTATCAATGCAATTTGGCCATATATTGAACAGCTTGGTTTAACTGATCCAGAAGATTATACAATTACATTTAATGGTGGGTTAGTTATTAATAATGGATCGCGCGAACATCTTTTTGAATGGGGAATGAAAAAGAGTGATTTAATGCCGCTGTTTTCTTATGTTAAGAGTAAAAAGATTCCGCTCAATATTCTAGATTTTGAACGGGTATATGAACTAAACGATTATCCTGGGTCCATTTATCGGACAGTTTTAAAAAATATTGAATTTCGGGCTTTACCAATGAGTGATGTGCCTGAAATAACTTATAGTAAAGCTGTAATGGCGATTACACCTGAAAAATTATCCTCTATTATAAAAGAACTTCCAGCTGAGCTTAAAGCACAGTATCACGCAGTTCAATCCCAACCAATGATAATGGAATTCTTACCTAAAAAATTAAATAAGGCGGTTGGATTGAAGGCCTTACTGGATCATTTTGGTGATGATTTTAGTAATTTAATGACATTTGGGGATGCTGATAATGATCTTGAAATGATCGAAGCCGCGGCTCAAGGAATTGTAATGGAAAATGGTCTTCCTAACGTTAAGGCAGTGGCGACAGCAATCACAGATACAAATGATAATGATGGGGTTGCAAGGTATTGTGAACGTTATTTTGCAACACTTTTGTAA
- a CDS encoding GRP family sugar transporter, with product MNYLLALIPAIGWGIMPLITGKIGGSTINQMFGIGAGATIVGLVAFIIGHPTVTTTGFWFSVLCGALWTIGQIGQFVSFKRMGVSNTIPLSTVLQLVGNSLIGVIIFGEWRGARALTIGFIALAIVIVGALMTSVTDQSSGKKVTVQNFLFLLITSIGYWVYSAFPKMPMVANDSSLGIFLPEMLGILLGSIIYAICSGNIDSFKQKEQYLNIWGGISWGIAALAYIFAGRALGINTAFVFTQMNVIIATIGGILVLHEHKTRREMSFTIAGIIFIVAGSILTIFA from the coding sequence ATGAACTACTTACTTGCTTTAATCCCTGCGATTGGGTGGGGGATTATGCCACTGATCACTGGTAAAATCGGTGGTTCAACGATTAACCAAATGTTTGGTATTGGTGCTGGTGCTACGATTGTTGGATTGGTTGCATTCATTATTGGTCATCCAACGGTTACAACGACCGGATTCTGGTTCTCAGTACTGTGTGGTGCTTTGTGGACAATTGGTCAGATTGGACAATTCGTTTCATTTAAGCGGATGGGTGTTTCAAACACGATTCCCCTATCAACAGTACTTCAATTAGTTGGTAACTCTTTGATTGGGGTTATTATCTTTGGAGAATGGCGTGGAGCACGTGCCCTTACTATTGGTTTCATCGCCTTAGCAATTGTTATTGTTGGTGCTTTGATGACCTCTGTTACTGATCAGAGCAGCGGAAAGAAAGTTACTGTCCAGAATTTCCTTTTTCTATTAATTACTTCTATTGGTTACTGGGTTTACTCAGCATTCCCAAAGATGCCAATGGTTGCTAATGATAGTTCTTTAGGAATTTTCCTTCCAGAAATGCTTGGTATTTTACTTGGATCTATTATTTATGCTATTTGTTCAGGAAATATTGATTCCTTCAAGCAAAAGGAACAATATCTCAATATCTGGGGTGGTATTTCTTGGGGAATTGCGGCCCTAGCTTATATCTTTGCTGGACGGGCATTAGGAATTAATACGGCCTTTGTCTTCACACAAATGAACGTTATCATTGCAACAATTGGTGGTATCTTAGTTCTTCATGAACACAAGACTCGGCGGGAAATGTCATTTACAATTGCCGGAATCATCTTTATTGTGGCCGGAAGTATTTTAACTATTTTTGCTTAA
- a CDS encoding MarR family winged helix-turn-helix transcriptional regulator produces MTHEDQLLDKAINIYLTGLKGIESFISEPASEYNLSFEQFLILRKIINHPNIKLMDIAEQRQVTRSAVSHQLKVLFQQKYVEQKADPADRRRMFLVATKKGKDVESEIWQRINHRFANWVQIYGEDRADQFLTLFEDFNQQIIQGEIRKKE; encoded by the coding sequence ATGACACATGAAGATCAATTATTAGACAAAGCTATCAATATTTACTTAACGGGACTAAAGGGCATCGAAAGCTTTATTTCTGAACCGGCGAGTGAATATAATTTATCTTTTGAACAATTTTTGATTTTACGAAAAATCATTAACCATCCTAATATCAAGCTAATGGATATCGCCGAGCAGCGGCAAGTAACAAGGAGTGCTGTCTCTCACCAATTAAAAGTCCTTTTTCAGCAAAAATATGTTGAACAAAAAGCTGATCCAGCCGATCGACGGCGAATGTTCTTAGTTGCAACTAAAAAAGGTAAGGATGTCGAAAGTGAGATTTGGCAGAGGATTAATCACCGGTTTGCTAATTGGGTTCAAATTTATGGTGAAGATCGTGCTGATCAGTTTTTAACACTTTTTGAAGACTTTAATCAACAAATAATTCAGGGGGAAATCCGAAAGAAGGAATAA
- a CDS encoding sugar O-acetyltransferase: MDKNTENMLAGKPYRPGTPELDKFSHLAHRLCRDYNLTTDEDTVERGMIIDRLFSQHDDGIYLQGPIHIDYGRFTKIGKNFYANFNFTILDTCPITIGDNVMCGPNVSIITAMHPLMYQQRNIRQQADGRFDDVEYGKPVTIGDNCWLASNVTVCPGVTIGNDCVIGAGTVVTKDIPDNSLVLGVPGKVIRPITDKDRLENFPY; the protein is encoded by the coding sequence ATGGATAAAAATACTGAAAATATGTTAGCTGGGAAGCCTTATCGTCCTGGAACACCGGAATTAGATAAGTTTTCTCACCTTGCTCATCGTCTTTGTCGTGACTATAACTTAACAACTGATGAAGATACTGTTGAACGAGGAATGATTATTGATCGCCTATTTTCTCAGCATGATGATGGAATATATCTTCAAGGACCTATTCATATTGATTACGGTCGTTTTACCAAAATAGGTAAGAATTTCTATGCTAATTTTAACTTTACCATTTTAGATACATGTCCTATTACTATTGGAGATAACGTAATGTGCGGTCCAAATGTCTCAATCATTACAGCCATGCATCCCCTCATGTATCAGCAGCGTAATATTCGGCAGCAAGCTGACGGTCGGTTCGATGACGTTGAATATGGCAAACCAGTTACAATTGGTGATAACTGTTGGCTTGCAAGCAATGTAACAGTTTGTCCAGGCGTAACAATCGGCAATGATTGCGTTATCGGAGCAGGTACTGTCGTTACTAAAGACATTCCTGATAACTCCCTTGTCCTTGGAGTTCCAGGCAAAGTGATTCGCCCTATTACCGATAAAGATCGCTTGGAAAATTTTCCTTATTAA
- a CDS encoding response regulator transcription factor — translation MEILMIEDNHSVCEMMAMFFKKEKWQYEFAYDGVEAEEKFNADPHKWDIILLDLNLPKKDGMQVAADIRRVSPTVPLIMLTARDTESDQVLGLEIGADDYITKPFSTITLIARIKALYRRTHLNKLEDVQETDSDDTFDIQTKNFKMNTKTREVFLYGEPVGDLTPKEFDLLKTLASKPRQVFTRSQLLQLVWDYEYYGDERTVDAHIKKLRQKLENIGPQVIKTVWGVGYKFDDEGNN, via the coding sequence ATGGAAATATTAATGATTGAGGATAACCATTCTGTCTGTGAAATGATGGCAATGTTTTTCAAAAAAGAAAAATGGCAATATGAATTTGCTTATGATGGTGTTGAAGCAGAAGAAAAGTTTAATGCGGATCCTCATAAATGGGACATTATTTTATTAGACCTTAATCTTCCTAAAAAGGACGGAATGCAGGTCGCAGCTGACATTCGACGGGTATCACCAACAGTTCCTTTAATTATGCTAACAGCTCGTGATACTGAAAGTGATCAGGTATTAGGACTCGAAATTGGTGCGGATGATTACATAACCAAGCCGTTTAGTACGATTACTTTGATTGCACGGATCAAAGCTCTTTATCGGCGAACACATTTAAACAAGCTTGAGGATGTTCAAGAAACTGATAGTGACGATACATTTGATATTCAAACAAAGAACTTTAAGATGAATACTAAGACAAGGGAAGTATTCTTATACGGAGAGCCTGTTGGTGATTTAACACCTAAAGAATTTGACTTATTAAAGACACTTGCCTCGAAACCACGTCAAGTATTCACCCGTTCACAACTTTTACAGTTAGTATGGGATTATGAATATTACGGTGATGAACGAACCGTTGATGCCCATATTAAAAAGTTACGGCAGAAGCTAGAAAATATTGGACCTCAAGTGATTAAGACTGTATGGGGGGTCGGTTATAAGTTTGATGATGAGGGTAACAACTAA
- a CDS encoding ISL3 family transposase, translating to MNNSIKTILGIKDPYLKLDEKNFDNPIEDQPNQIIVHLIQTYPIRCPKCGHLMCKNGYKTVNCLGPELHFKPTIWSIKKQKYICKASSSCPEVVTKLAAVEDIHYRNHISLAIKQRAMMLLTKNESQSDLAKELNVSDWTIRRVITNLDQFFKPNYHWLPRHIAFDDFKSGRFAPSGMSMILMNIENKRTLDIILSRKNSYLRKYFLRYDRSARLAVQTVTVDLYTPYRHLIHELFPHALIIADHFHIVAQAYRAFNKIRIQVMNRAGAGTHKWRALKHFWKLLLTPANELKYDNYWSRRNFSYAQLTDVEVIHRLLSFDNELKRAYEYYQNLILVIAHRSKKELKNLLAIKWTQLPQALQKVQRTLRRHKQEIYNSFKYDTYTNGPVEGTNNKIKVIKRTAYGFRNFFNFRIRILLALPNTYIAINWRNKQTAHAKVQAQAA from the coding sequence ATGAACAATTCTATCAAAACTATCTTAGGAATTAAAGATCCTTACCTCAAACTAGATGAAAAGAATTTTGATAACCCAATTGAAGATCAACCTAATCAAATCATTGTCCATCTTATTCAAACTTACCCCATACGTTGCCCAAAATGTGGACACTTAATGTGTAAAAATGGCTATAAAACAGTTAATTGCTTGGGACCAGAGCTTCACTTTAAGCCAACAATCTGGTCGATTAAAAAGCAAAAATATATCTGTAAAGCTTCTTCTTCTTGTCCTGAAGTAGTTACTAAATTAGCAGCCGTTGAAGATATTCATTATCGTAATCATATCTCTTTAGCGATAAAACAACGGGCAATGATGCTTCTAACAAAAAACGAATCACAAAGTGATTTAGCCAAAGAATTAAATGTCTCTGACTGGACAATTAGACGAGTCATTACAAATCTTGATCAGTTTTTTAAGCCTAACTATCATTGGTTACCTCGCCATATTGCCTTTGATGATTTTAAGTCTGGTCGCTTTGCCCCCAGCGGAATGAGTATGATTCTAATGAATATTGAAAATAAGCGGACGCTTGATATTATCTTGTCACGTAAAAATAGCTATCTGCGAAAATACTTTCTTCGATATGACCGTTCAGCACGCTTAGCAGTTCAAACAGTAACGGTTGACTTGTACACTCCTTACCGCCATTTGATTCATGAGCTTTTCCCCCACGCTTTAATTATCGCTGATCATTTTCATATTGTTGCTCAAGCATATCGTGCATTTAACAAAATTAGGATCCAAGTAATGAATCGTGCCGGTGCTGGCACTCATAAATGGCGTGCACTTAAGCACTTTTGGAAATTACTCCTAACGCCTGCTAATGAGCTTAAATATGATAATTATTGGTCAAGGCGTAACTTTAGTTACGCTCAATTAACCGATGTGGAAGTCATTCATCGTCTTCTAAGCTTTGATAATGAACTAAAAAGGGCTTATGAATACTATCAAAACTTAATTCTGGTGATTGCTCATCGTAGCAAGAAAGAATTAAAAAACTTACTCGCGATTAAATGGACGCAGCTTCCCCAAGCACTGCAAAAAGTTCAGCGTACTCTTCGCAGACATAAACAAGAAATTTACAATAGTTTTAAATATGATACCTATACAAATGGTCCCGTTGAAGGAACTAACAATAAAATTAAAGTTATTAAACGAACTGCTTATGGCTTTCGTAATTTCTTTAATTTCCGAATTAGAATCCTCCTTGCATTACCAAATACCTACATTGCAATAAACTGGAGAAATAAACAAACAGCTCATGCCAAAGTCCAGGCACAAGCTGCTTAG
- a CDS encoding glucose-6-phosphate isomerase yields MTHIKFDSSALKQFVHENELGEMQAMVNAANDELRNGTGAGADFRDWLHLPTEYDKEEFARIKKAADKIQRDSDVLVVIGIGGSYLGAQMAIDFLHNTFYQAQKAKDRKAPLVVFAGNSLSSTYVHDLIQLIGDKDFSINVVSKSGTTTEPSIAFRIFKDLLIKKYGENEANKRIYATTDKAKGALKTEADAHGYETFVIPDGVGGRYSVLSAVGLLPIAASGADIDKLMEGAARAEKDYVDPDLTKNEAYQYAAYRNILYRKGYETELLENYEPNMRMFAEWWKQLAGESEGKDQKGIYPSSANFTTDLHSLGQYIQEGRRFLMETVIKLDKPNYDMEIPTEPDNLDGLGYLEGKTMDYVNTKAYEAVVAAHTDGGVPVMTVHIPQEDEYTLGYLIYFFEVAMGISGYLNGINPFNQPGVEAYKTNMFGLLGKPGYEEIGKELRAKMDKND; encoded by the coding sequence ATGACACACATTAAATTTGACAGTAGCGCATTAAAGCAATTTGTTCATGAAAACGAACTTGGTGAAATGCAAGCAATGGTTAACGCCGCTAATGATGAATTACGGAATGGGACTGGTGCTGGCGCCGATTTCCGTGATTGGCTCCATTTACCAACCGAATATGATAAAGAAGAATTTGCCCGTATTAAGAAGGCTGCTGATAAGATTCAACGTGATTCAGATGTTTTAGTTGTTATTGGAATTGGTGGTTCTTACCTTGGTGCCCAAATGGCAATTGACTTCTTACACAATACTTTCTATCAAGCTCAAAAGGCAAAAGACCGGAAAGCTCCATTGGTAGTCTTTGCTGGTAACTCCTTGAGTTCAACCTATGTTCATGACTTGATTCAATTAATTGGTGACAAAGACTTTTCAATCAATGTTGTTTCAAAGTCAGGAACAACCACTGAACCATCAATTGCCTTCCGAATCTTTAAGGACCTTTTAATTAAGAAGTATGGTGAAAATGAAGCTAATAAGCGGATTTATGCTACTACTGATAAGGCTAAGGGTGCCTTAAAGACTGAAGCAGATGCTCATGGCTATGAAACCTTTGTTATTCCTGATGGGGTTGGAGGACGTTATTCAGTTCTTTCTGCGGTAGGTCTTTTGCCAATCGCTGCTTCTGGTGCGGACATTGATAAGCTGATGGAAGGGGCTGCACGAGCAGAAAAGGATTACGTTGATCCTGATCTAACCAAGAACGAAGCCTACCAATACGCTGCTTACCGGAACATTCTTTATCGTAAGGGCTATGAAACAGAATTACTCGAAAACTACGAGCCTAACATGCGGATGTTTGCGGAATGGTGGAAACAATTAGCTGGGGAATCAGAAGGAAAAGATCAAAAGGGAATATATCCTTCTTCAGCTAACTTCACAACCGACCTTCACTCACTTGGTCAATACATCCAAGAAGGTCGCCGTTTCTTAATGGAAACCGTTATTAAGCTTGATAAGCCAAATTATGACATGGAAATTCCAACAGAACCAGATAATCTTGATGGCTTAGGCTACTTGGAAGGTAAGACAATGGATTACGTTAACACCAAGGCTTATGAAGCGGTGGTTGCTGCTCATACCGATGGTGGAGTACCAGTGATGACTGTTCATATCCCACAAGAAGACGAATACACTTTAGGTTACCTTATTTACTTCTTTGAGGTTGCGATGGGAATTTCAGGTTACTTAAACGGTATTAATCCATTTAACCAACCAGGTGTTGAAGCTTATAAGACTAACATGTTTGGATTGCTTGGTAAGCCAGGATATGAAGAAATTGGTAAAGAATTACGAGCTAAAATGGATAAGAACGATTAG
- a CDS encoding acyltransferase family protein — MKPNFNPSQGMKSHYFVTGIDGLRTLAVLGVIIYHLLPNVLMGGYLGVPLFLLVSGYFVTYQFSRQLKYGGHINLGHFYLKRFRRLYPTLIAMLILTTAYITLFARELLHNIRAVIVTNLTWIYNWWEISHGQSYFDQFGGVSPFTHLWTLGVEAQFYLLWPLIITLLFVVFKKLQNVRRVVFILAVLSAIEMAVLYDPANINRVYYGTDTRAFSLLLGSWLGLAWPLNRLRPNLQANSRRLLNIIGIIATVLTIVGFFSLNGQSTFTYRGGMFLYSFIGMILMATIIHPGAGMNKWFTNPVFHWVGQRSYGIYVYQYPVMVFYERLINVGNHPLLNAFVEIIIILVVSEVSYRLIERPFAQYQWSKLPADLQRVLETHHFSWQSGTKMMVSALVVVISFIGFCQPNRVPKKTAVQQRIEQNHQAAEEHNKKIAKGDNVAEASGNTSKLQKQYDLTPAQIKAAQKLKVTAIGDSVMADAADSIQKLMPNAYVDAQVGRQGSAAPDVIKQLKADGHLNKIVVLNLGTNGPMTQDTLDDILSAIGSGHQIYWVTAHVPTKPWQQTVNNEIKDLAKKHKNIHVVDWNKASQGHADWFASDNVHMGPSGNDHFARLIAKTILTKK, encoded by the coding sequence ATGAAGCCAAATTTTAATCCATCACAGGGGATGAAGTCGCACTATTTTGTTACAGGAATTGACGGCTTACGAACATTAGCTGTCTTAGGAGTTATTATTTACCACCTATTGCCCAATGTTTTGATGGGTGGTTATTTAGGAGTGCCACTTTTTCTGTTAGTCTCTGGATATTTTGTAACCTATCAATTTAGTCGGCAGCTTAAATATGGTGGCCATATTAATTTAGGGCATTTTTATCTAAAGAGATTTCGGAGACTATATCCGACATTAATTGCGATGTTAATTTTAACAACAGCGTATATTACATTATTTGCACGAGAGCTACTCCATAACATTCGGGCAGTAATTGTTACTAATTTAACTTGGATATATAATTGGTGGGAAATTAGTCATGGGCAGTCCTACTTTGATCAGTTTGGTGGTGTTTCACCTTTTACCCATCTTTGGACATTAGGGGTTGAAGCGCAATTTTACCTTTTGTGGCCCCTAATTATTACGTTATTGTTTGTGGTTTTTAAAAAGCTACAGAATGTACGACGAGTAGTTTTCATATTAGCTGTATTGTCAGCAATAGAAATGGCTGTTCTTTATGACCCAGCAAATATCAATCGGGTTTATTATGGAACTGATACACGGGCCTTTTCACTTTTACTTGGCTCATGGTTAGGTCTTGCCTGGCCATTAAATCGACTTCGGCCTAATTTACAGGCAAATAGTCGCCGTTTACTTAATATTATAGGAATTATTGCAACAGTATTGACCATTGTTGGCTTTTTCTCATTGAATGGGCAGTCCACCTTTACCTACCGCGGGGGAATGTTTCTCTATAGTTTTATTGGAATGATATTAATGGCTACTATCATTCATCCAGGTGCGGGGATGAACAAGTGGTTTACAAATCCGGTTTTTCATTGGGTTGGGCAGCGTTCTTATGGGATTTATGTTTATCAATATCCCGTTATGGTCTTTTATGAACGATTGATCAATGTCGGCAATCATCCACTTCTCAATGCATTCGTGGAAATTATTATTATTTTAGTAGTAAGTGAAGTTTCTTACCGGTTAATTGAACGACCATTTGCTCAGTATCAGTGGTCAAAATTACCGGCTGATCTGCAGCGCGTGTTAGAAACGCATCATTTTAGTTGGCAAAGTGGGACTAAAATGATGGTAAGTGCATTGGTTGTTGTTATTTCATTTATCGGTTTTTGCCAGCCAAACCGTGTACCAAAGAAAACAGCGGTTCAGCAACGGATAGAGCAAAATCATCAGGCTGCTGAAGAACACAATAAGAAGATTGCAAAGGGTGATAATGTTGCAGAAGCTAGTGGTAATACTTCTAAGCTTCAGAAACAGTATGATTTAACCCCGGCACAAATAAAAGCAGCACAGAAGTTAAAGGTAACGGCCATCGGTGATTCGGTGATGGCAGATGCCGCAGATAGTATTCAGAAGTTAATGCCAAATGCTTATGTTGATGCACAAGTTGGGCGTCAAGGCTCTGCGGCTCCTGATGTTATCAAACAATTAAAGGCAGATGGGCATTTAAATAAGATTGTTGTCTTAAATTTGGGAACAAACGGCCCGATGACTCAAGATACGTTGGATGATATTTTAAGTGCAATTGGCTCTGGACACCAAATCTATTGGGTAACTGCCCATGTCCCAACAAAGCCATGGCAGCAAACAGTTAATAACGAAATTAAAGATTTAGCCAAGAAGCATAAGAATATCCATGTGGTCGATTGGAATAAAGCAAGTCAAGGACATGCTGACTGGTTTGCGAGTGACAATGTGCATATGGGACCAAGCGGAAATGATCATTTTGCACGGTTAATTGCAAAGACGATCTTGACAAAAAAGTAG